In Cryptococcus gattii WM276 chromosome A, complete sequence, one genomic interval encodes:
- a CDS encoding Nucleic acid binding protein, putative (Similar to TIGR gene model, INSD accession AAW41621.1), with the protein MPSRRSTVKSKVQSVTASSHPLSEFITPSLNEQLLDFILQWETTGTESLHGLIISLLNTIASAPTTLGVVPLLHVLVTLLKSNVDERELTGVFEGVLDELEDERRDIFGEALVDAVEVLEEEQEDMGENKDKEEKETEKAEDKSPKGLSILKLLLESNTLPSYIPNLLLNPERLIPLNLHPIPRNPRALQSALVKKNTTLFFKQRKFNLLRECSEGFSGLIVLLTSEDTLPSHPEEEDDEERRERAERVWGKIMRLIGYFNLSPPRVLDIILEVFSCHITHHWSFFLELLRCSPWRPSSNQEDGDGESSTEKGWKEEEVEGIENALKRDGDRVLSQVLGFKFGFFRKPEAGDTPICLIFTAALLIKHGFVSLTDLLPCLSPDDNEMETIRKQWALSLSSRSGPANALTNTILDDDEPPSGATASSMEQAQNIPTKPPPEQRIQLTQALLALGDKASSEYMLARWPWIAQKNIGVADLILDIVEDAIKPIYEEVAAKEEEEFDLQAISPVVQELESIEKQTVLTLFAPTPPETTTKRFKFFYPHGEGVSESWSSVEEIHEKGLRWLGLIRGLGGRRARLMVMLSRIGAAQFERLRKDKVEQGLAAEHLQPTMEELKPWLDIIRVSLLPSLSCSSASGTFDVELWSLLKLFPYTSRYTLYGEWRDSTCSANGKNPCLIATHAAAMTTKEVQKALRRVTSTNTSATSGATPTERHSARALAKQSHHNPVFVWTTAVTQVKAYPNIGEAIVDAGRYMAQLSFDVATFVMLDTLADNRALRLNEMGTGVALWLERLSKFVGDFNRRYSNMDLYPVLQYIINRLMRGHSGDLIILEKLMSSMSGIEPVPNDGVSEAQLLAYAGGREMIREAFSATRIIVTAPPEPGASDQPVRAPMEKVKNVKKSLPRLVNALREKELAMPIWIALAQTRQAVVDKMVNAPIKAMNLVQDTCHNAFVQFGDFLVDYLTSDEHIALTPDLQQLIVDFGLEYGMAFQILRPRLNAEIERARVEEKVAVQARLEAAKKAMSEKERTESPQKIESPALPGSPMTPSLQITPGATPGPGEIEDVVMEESEKEALSVPATKTPSGKGKMWWPSALTPTMQQTRKLLPREANEVMSAPFFVIFWHLTTPDIAFSPQSYDNAIKSINRHISTISSWRVNPRDKTKVAEQRDELTRLKARVKVLQEEKETHGSLVNGPMKRRMRLESGKWFGKAIVEKNLQRPLAIQLHQYCFYPRAVLSPCDAVFVAKFIRMAHDLGTAGFSTLFVYNNFFNDNLAACIFSCTDSEARNLGRCLALILADLDKWHQSENVYLKEALGISPKPTEGGEQKRLPGMLFRSRAGDDMREMSWQEFRNFYAKCHNVLTRALISCWSEAEFMHNKNAIIVALQVIKYFPLMETNGKAIETAVKKLQAGEVGEIPNDLKMMCTSFLSGLKKRQDARPFVAPATFHGAAARAAVARAPSAPKGESPAPSATISTPSRPQPANGANDTASPSPAGTPRAMTTDPRTLRQKVEESRARAAASAAAKEQEAGTAPQSPLVHPIPTRPGLPSRLASSANSVPVTPTGPSAVTRTSTPNATSVNSGAHTPASSMGPPPDMSVDEARAAARARRLGGIHRPPPSLPSAVAQTVQNAASTSPTNLDVGKQEEKVEEKEKEKEPGTPPSPVVESTRGKSPPASVKVSPTTTVRTHREGSVESRASERSKRREQDRDRYRRDRDHRDREKERDRRDRSTAEDDKKRQEDSVPASTQSDAGRESRRSRRDGERERDKEEKKSRERDREDRKERGRDRSYRGEDSDRKRKRDEEPSSRKLEPEASNGGRKERERERRRYDERDRERERDSRDRERDRERDRNERDRDGHRDRRERERDGRRRDRDSRDVRDTRERHRTPPAEDRPDLAPAAPKDSTDTTPNAFGPGVARTPHALPARPGNSEQVPKPPPNAAPVSQTPQEPLNLAARMGIMTRSASPHVRANEPIQRSTRDDLRRDNDWSNAPRREEARMEEARKEPIDRKRALEAEAGSEAREESPGASKRVKIDRDKARGRRQEGGAKMFQQAMGGTKDK; encoded by the exons ATGCCTTCCCGTCGAAGTACGGTCAAGTCAAAGGTTCAATCCGTGACAGCCTCCTCTCACCCTCTCTCCGAATTCATCACACCCTCTCTCAATGAGCAGCTGTTGGACTTCATTTTGCAATGGGAAACAACGGGTACCGAGTCCCTTCACGGACTTATTATATCGCTCCTCAATACTATTGCTTCGGCGCCTACCACACTTGGCGTTGTGCCATTACTACACGTGCTTGTGACGCTTCTCAAATCCAATGTGGATGAAAGAGAGCTCACTGGTGTGTTCGAAGGTGTTTTAGATgagcttgaagatgaaagaaggGATATCTTCGGTGAAGCACTGGTGGATGCTGTAGAAGTgttggaagaggagcaagAGGACATGGGCGAAAACAAAGacaaagaagagaaggagacTGAGAAGGCAGAAGACAAGTCTCCAAAAGGACTTTCAATCCTCAAACTTCTCCTT GAGTCAAATACTCTTCCTTCATATATCCCCAATCTCCTCCTGAACCCAGAACGTCTCATCCCTCTCAATCTTCACCCTATTCCCCGAAACCCTCGAGCCTTACAAAGCGCTTTGGTCAAGAAAAACACGACTCTTTTTTTCAAGCAACGAAAATTCAATCTTTTACGTGAATGTTCCGAAGGTTTCTCCGGACTGATCGTGCTTTTAACTTCAGAGGACactcttccatctcatccagaggaagaggatgatgaagaacgAAGAGAGAGGGCAGAAAGGGTCTGGGGAAAGATTATGCGATTGATAGGATACTTCAACCTCTCACCGCCAAGAGTGTTGGATATCATCCTCGAAGTATTCAGCTGCCACATTACACATCACTGgtccttcttccttgagCTCTTGAGGTGCTCGCCATGGAGACCAAGCTCTAACCAGGAGGATGGTGATGGCGAAAGCTCAACAGAAAAGGGctggaaagaggaagaagttgaAGGAATCGAGAATGCTTTGAAGCGGGACGGGGATAGAGTTCTGAGTCAAGTTTTGGGGTTTAAGTTTGGGTTCTTCCGA AAACCTGAGGCTGGCGACACACCTATCTGTCTCATTTTCACTGCTGCTCTCCTTATCAAGCACGGCTTTGTCAGCTTGACGGACCTTTTGCCATGT CTTTCTCCTGATGACAACGAGATGGAAACAATACGCAAGCAATGGGCGTTATCTCTTTCATCACGATCTGGCCCCGCCAATGCTCTGACCAATACCATTCTTGACGATGATGAACCACCCTCTGGCGCCACTGCGTCTTCTATGGAACAAGCCCAAAATATCCCGACAAAGCCTCCTCCCGAGCAAAGGATACAGCTTACTCAAGCACTTCTCGCATTGGGCGACAAGGCTTCGTCAGAGTACATGTTGGCAAGGTGGCCATGGATCGCGCAGAAGAATATAGGAGTAGCAGATTTAATCTTGGACATCGTGGAAGATGCCATAAAACCGATCTACGAAGAAGTTGCGGccaaggaggaagaagaatttGACTTGCAGGCTATCTCTCCTGTAGTGCAAGAGTTAGAATCAATCGAGAAGCAGACTGTCTTGACTCTGTTTGCCCCCACACCCCCCGAAACGACAACCAAGAGATTCAAATTCTTCTATCCCCATGGTGAGGGCGTTTCAGAAAGCTGGTCATCTGTGGAAGAGATTCACGAGAAGGGCTTGAGGTGGCTGGGTTTGATTAGGGGActtggaggaagaagagcgagGCTCATGGTCATGCTTAGCAGAATTGGAGCTGCGCAGTTTGAACGGCTCCGAAAGGACAAGGTGGAGCAGGGACTAGCAGCAGAGCATTTGCAGCCGACGATGGAGGAGCTCAAACCCTGGCTTGACATCATCCGTgtctcccttcttccttctctgTCCTGTTCTTCTGCCTCAGGGACGTTCGATGTCGAACTCTGGTCCCTTCTTAAACTCTTCCCCTACACCTCACGATACACTCTCTATGGCGAATGGCGAGATAGCACTTGCAGTGCAAATGGCAAGAATCCTTGTCTAATAGCAACTCACGCCGCAGCGATGACTACCAAAGAAGTTCAAAAGGCCCTTCGACGAGTCACTTCAACCAACACCTCTGCTACATCCGGTGCGACTCCTACCGAACGACATAGTGCTCGAGCGCTCGCCAAACAAAGTCACCATAATCCTGTGTTTGTCTGGACAACTGCAGTGACACAAGTGAAAGCGTACCCAAACATCGGAGAGGCTATCGTAGATGCAGGAAGGTATATGGCTCAACTGTCGTTTGACGTAGCCACGTTTGTCATGTTAGATACTTTGGCGGACAACAGGGCTTTGAGGCTGAATGAGATGGGTACCGGTGTTGCGCTCTGGTTGGAAC GACTGTCCAAATTTGTTGGAGATTTCAACAGACGATACAGCAACATGGATCTTTATCCCGTTTTGCAATACATCATCAATCGACTTATGCGTGGCCACTCTGGTGatctcatcatccttgAAAAACTAATGTCTTCCATGTCAGGCATTGAGCCGGTCCCTAACGATGGTGTTTCTGAGGCCCAGCTTCTAGCATATGCTGGAGGCCGCGAAATGATACGCGAGGCCTTCTCAGCCACTCGAATTATCGTAACTGCCCCTCCAGAACCTGGTGCATCGGATCAACCCGTGCGAGCGCCTATGGAGAAAGTGAAAAatgtgaagaagagtttgCCGAGGTTGGTCAATGCATTGAGGGAAAAGGAGTTGGCAATGCCTATCTGGATAGCTTTGGCGCAGACAAGACAGGCGGTAGTGGACAAGATGGTAAATGCACCTATCAAGGCCATGAACCTTGTCCAGGATACT TGCCACAACGCATTCGTCCAGTTCGGCGATTTCCTCGTTGACTACCTTACTTCTGACGAGCATATCGCTCTTACTCCCGATCTTCAGCAACTTATAGTTGATTTTGGGCTCGAGTATGGCATGGCCTTCCAGATCTTGCGACCACGTCTAAATGCGGAGATTGAACGTGCACGTGTCGAGGAGAAAGTCGCCGTACAGGCGCGGCTTGAAGCCGCGAAGAAGGCAATGTctgagaaagagaggacCGAATCACCTCAAAAAATTGAGAGCCCCGCGCTTCCCGGATCGCCCATGACGCCGTCTTTGCAGATCACTCCAGGTGCTACTCCGGGACCAGGAGAAATTGAGGATGTCGTAATGGAGGAGAGTGAAAAGGAGGCACTTAGTGTACCTGCAACTAAAACGCCGAGCGGTAAAGGCAAGATGTGGTGGCCCTCTGCTTTGACGCCTACCATGCAACAAACACGAAAACTTCTACCACGTGAAGCTAATGAGGTTATGAGTGCGCCTTTCTTTGTCATTTTCTGGCATCTTACGACCCCCGACATCGCTTTCTCCCCTCAATCGTACGATAACGCGATAAAGTCTATCAATCGACATAtctccaccatctcctcttGGAGGGTAAACCCAAGGGATAAAACAAAGGTGGCAGAGCAGCGGGATGAGTTGACTAGACTGAAAGCGAGGGTGAAGGTTCTGcaagaggaaaaagaaacaCACGGATCGCTGGTCAACGGACCAatgaagagaaggatgaggcTGGAGAGTGGCAAGTGGTTTGGCAAAG CCATTGTGGAGAAGAACCTTCAAAGGCCGTTAGCTATTCAGCTTCATCAATATTGTTTCTACCCTCGAGCTGTTCTTTCGCCCTGCGACGCCGTCTTCGTCGCCAAGTTTATCCGTATGGCTCATGACTTAGGTACAGCCGGCTTCTCGACTTTGTTTGTTTACAACAATTTCTTCAATGATAACCTCGCCGCCTGTATCTTCTCCTGTACAGATAGTGAAGCTCGTAATCTTGGTCGATGCCTGGCTTTGATTCTTGCCGATTTGGATAAGTGGCATCAGAGCGAAAACGTGTACCTCAAGGAAGCGCTCGGCATCTCACCTAAACCCACCGAGGGTGGGGAACAAAAGAGGCTACCTGGTATGCTCTTTAGGTCAAGGGCCGGTGATGATATGCGTGAAATGTCGTGGCAAGAATTCAGAAACTTCTACGCCAAGTGTCATAACGTCCTCACGAGG GCTCTCATTTCATGTTGGAGCGAAGCAGAATTCATGCATAACAAGAATGCTATCATTGTCGCCTTGCAAGTAATCAAATATTTCCCACTCATGGAGACAAATGGCAAAGCAATCGAGACAGCGGTGAAGAAGCTGCAAGCCGGTGAGGTTGGCGAGATCCCTAATgatttgaagatgatgtgCACTTC CTTCTTATCGGGTCTGAAGAAACGTCAAGACGCAAGACCATTCGTTGCTCCTGCGACATTCCAC GGCGCCGCCGCTCGTGCTGCTGTTGCAAGGGCACCAAGCGCCCCTAAAGGCGAATCTCCAGCTCCCAGCGCCACCATATCAACTCCCTCTCGGCCCCAACCAGCTAACGGTGCAAATGATACAGCATCGCCTTCTCCAGCCGGTACTCCGAGAGCCATGACTACCGATCCCAGAACTTTGCGTCAAAAGGTCGAAGAAAGTCGAGCCAGGGCGGCGGCTTCGGCAGCCGCTAAGGAACAGGAAGCTGGCACTGCTCCGCAGTCTCCTCTTGTGCACCCCATCCCCACTCGACCCGGTCTGCCCTCTCGTCTTGCTAGTTCTGCTAACTCGGTCCCTGTGACTCCAACTGGGCCCTCGGCCGTTACTCGAACTTCTACGCCTAATGCAACCTCTGTGAACTCTGGTGCTCACACGCCTGCCTCTTCTATGGGTCCACCTCCCGATATGTCTGTGGATGAAGCCCGAGCTGCTGCACGTGCCCGCAGACTCGGCGGTATTCATCGCCCCCCTCCATCTCTACCGTCTGCTGTAGCACAGACTGTACAGAATGCGGCATCTACTTCCCCCACGAACTTGGATGTTGGGAAACAGGAGGAAAAAgtggaagagaaagagaaagagaaagagcCCGGTACTCCACCTAGTCCCGTTGTGGAGTCTACTCGTGGCAAATCTCCACCAGCCTCCGTTAAGGTATCGCCTACAACTACTGTGAGGACTCACAGGGAGGGCAGCGTCGAAAGCCGGGCGAGCGAGAGGTCGAAGAGGCGCGAGCAAGACAGAGATAGGTACCGTCGTGACAGAGATCACAGGGATAGGGAAAAAGAGAGGGATCGACGGGATCGATCTACTGCAGAAGATGACAAGAAGCGCCAGGAAGATAGCGTTCCAGCGTCCACTCAAAGTGACGCCGGGCGCGAATCCAGGAGATCCAGGCGTGATGGAGAGCGAGAAAGAGAtaaggaggagaagaagagtcgAGAGCGAGACAGGGAAGAcagaaaggaaagaggcAGGGATAGGTCTTACCGAGGCGAAGACAGTGATCGCAAGCGCAAGAGGGATGAGGAGCCTTCGTCGAGGAAACTCGAGCCAGAAGCGTCAAATGGCGGTAGGAAAGAGCGTGAACGCGAGCGGAGAAGATACGATGAACGGGATAGGGAAAGGGAACGCGATTCCAGAGATCGGGAGAGGGACCGAGAAAGGGATAGAAACGAGCGAGACAGGGATGGCCATCGTGATAGACGCGAACGTGAGCGGGATGGTCGGCGACGAGACCGAGACAGCCGCGATGTCCGAGACACCCGTGAGCGACATCGTACACCTCCTGCTGAAGACCGTCCCGATCTTGCACCCGCTGCCCCCAAAGACAGTACTGATACTACGCCCAACGCTTTCGGCCCCGGGGTTGCGAGAACACCTCATGCCCTTCCGGCAAGGCCTGGCAATTCTGAGCAGGTTCCCAAACCACCTCCGAACGCTGCTCCAGTATCCCAAACCCCCCAAGAACCTCTCAATCTGGCTGCTAGAATGGGCATCATGACACGGTCGGCTTCTCCTCATGTAAGGGCTAATGAGCCCATCCAAAGATCTACGAGAGATGACCTTCGGAGGGATAATGATTGGAGTAATGCGCcgaggagagaagaagccAGAATGGAGGAAGCGAGGAAAGAGCCTATTGATCGGAAACGAGCTTTAGAAG CTGAGGCTGGCTCCGAGGCTCGAGAGGAGTCCCCTGGAGCATCCAAACGTGTCAAGATTGATCGTGACAAGGCCCGTGGACGAAGGCAAGAGGGCGGCGCGAAAATGTTCCAACAAGCTATGGGGGGTACAAAGGACAAATAG
- a CDS encoding 20S proteasome subunit, putative (Similar to TIGR gene model, INSD accession AAW41944.1) has product MSAPGGGGAYSFSLTTFSPSGKLVQIEHALAAVAGGTTSLGIKATNGVVIATEKKAPSILLDTSALEKVAPICPNIGFVYSGMGPDFRVLVAKARKIAQAYWKVYGEYPPTKVLVQEVAAVMQKATQSGGVRPYGISVLIAGWDSHRGQSLWQIDPSGSYWAWKASAIGKNMVNGKTFLEKRYNDDLSLEDAIHTALLTLKEGFEGQMTEQTIEIGIVTCPTPEQMQEKPGERLPPTFRKLTEQEVKDYLSL; this is encoded by the exons ATGTCTGCTCccggtggtggtggtgctTACTC CTTTTCCCTCACAaccttctctccttccgGTAAGCTCGTGCAAATTGAGCACGCtcttgctgctgttgcCGGTGGAACTACTTCTTTGGGTATCAAGG CTACTAATGGTGTTGTGATTGCTACCGAGAAGAAGGCTccctccatcctcctcgacACCTCTGCTCTTGAGAAGGTCGCTCCTATATGCCCCAACATCGGTTTCGTTTACTCTGGTATGGGCCCTGATTTCAGGGTGCTTGTCGCCAAAGCTAGGAAGATTGCACAAGCATACTGGAAGGTGTATGGAGAGTATCCTCCTACAAAGGTCTTGGTGCAGGAAGTGGCTGCTGTTATGCAAAAAGCGACTCAATCCGG TGGTGTAAGGCCGTACGGTATTTCTGTGCTTATTGCTGGATGGGATTCTCACAGGGGTCAGTCCTTATGGCAAATCGACCCTTCAGGATCTTACTGGGCATGGAAGGCGAGTGCGATCGGAAAGAACATGGTGAACGGCAAGACTTTCTTGGAGAAGCG ATACAACGATGATCTTTCCCTTGAAGATGCCATCCATACCGCTCTCCTCACACTCAAAGAAGGCTTTGAAGGCCAAATGACGGAACAAACTATCGAAATCGGTATTGTAACATGCCCTACGCCCGAGCAGATGCAGGAAAAGCCTGGAGAGAGGTTGCCTCCTACATTTAGAAAGTTGACTGAACAGGAAGTGAAGGATTACCTTTCGTTGTAG